In the Clostridium cellulovorans 743B genome, GAAGTTTTTGAGGGTGGGCAAACAATCACTGTTGATGCTCCAATCAATGAGATTCCTTTATTTATGAGAGCGGAAAAGGAACATCCTATATATTTATAAATTTCATGGTGAGCCTAGAAAACAAAGCTATATTTGATATGTTTATAAGTTTTATATTGAAACCCTCGATGGATGCGTCGGGGGTTTTTAACATAAAATTTTAAAATTAATTGTAATTAGTTTGTTTTGTATCTATTTTACAACTATTTTACAACTAATTTGAAAGATTATTATATAATGGATATATGAATTAACATTCATTGAATAGATATTAAGTTGCTGTACTAGGGGGATAAAATTGAAAATAAATATTTTAATCATAGAAGACGAAGAAGCAATTTCTAATTTAATAAAGATAAACTTGACTATGGCTGGTTATGAAAGTCGGCAAGTATTTGATGGCTTGGAAGCTTTAAACTTGCTTAAAGAAGAATCTTTTGATCTGATACTCATGGATATTATGCTGCCAGGGATGGATGGTTTTGAATTAATGAAAAGAATAAAAGACTTAAATATACCAGTTATATTTCTTACAGCTAAAAATGGACTAGCAGATAAGGTGAATGGACTTAAAGCTGGTGCTGAAGACTATATTGTTAAACCATTTGAAACAGTTGAACTATTGGCAAGGATTGAAGTAGTCTTAAGACGATATTCTAAAAATAGTAATTGTATAGAATTTAAAAGCTTGCAGATATATGAAGATAAAAGGATTATAAAAAAAGATGAAGAGACGATAGAACTCACTTTAAAGGAATTTGAACTTATGCTTTTACTTGTGAAAAATAAAAATATAGCTTTATCAAGAGAATATTTACTAGAAAAAATATGGGGTTATGAATATATGGGAGAAACAAGAACAATAGATACTCATATTCAAAAGGTAAGAAAAAAGCTTAATATTGCAGATAACATAAAAACTGTATATAAAATTGGATACAGATTAGAGGAGTAATAGATATGAAGCTTTGGCTGAAAATATATCTTTTTTCTTTACTATTACTTATATTTACTTTAAACATAACTGGATTTGGATTGATACAAAAACTTCATAATAATCTATTAGAAAAAGAAGTTGAGAAGTGTATTTCAGAACAAAAATTTGCTTCTAGAGAATTAAGAGGTAATTCTAGATCTTTACAAAAAAACTATACAGATGTATCTCCTGATATAAATAACTTAATAAGTACTTTAATTAGTGAATATACTAGTTCCATTGACTATGAAGCTGGGCAGCATGGGGAGATACAAATTTTAGACAAGCAGAATAAAATACTATACTCCGATGTAGAGTTTCCAGTTTCAAGCGAAAAGAAAGAATTGGAAAATCTTTCTTTAGGAACATTCAATTACATTATAAGAACATTGAATGACAAGCAGTATTTATATATCAGTAGTTTAGTCAAGGTATATAATATTCCAGTAAAAATACACTATGCTAAGGATATTTCAAATATATACATTGAAAAAATCAATTACTATACTCTTTTTGTAAAATTAGATATTTTAATTTGTTCTATTTTTGCTGTATTTATGTTTTTTATAAGTAGGTTGATAACAAAACCAATAAATACTCTAATAGATTCCACTCAAAAAATATCTTTAGGTCAGTATTCTGAAAGGTTAAGAATAAAATCAAAGGATGAATTTAATGTTCTTTCAGGTCATTTTAATCTAATGGCTCAAAC is a window encoding:
- a CDS encoding response regulator transcription factor, whose protein sequence is MKINILIIEDEEAISNLIKINLTMAGYESRQVFDGLEALNLLKEESFDLILMDIMLPGMDGFELMKRIKDLNIPVIFLTAKNGLADKVNGLKAGAEDYIVKPFETVELLARIEVVLRRYSKNSNCIEFKSLQIYEDKRIIKKDEETIELTLKEFELMLLLVKNKNIALSREYLLEKIWGYEYMGETRTIDTHIQKVRKKLNIADNIKTVYKIGYRLEE
- a CDS encoding sensor histidine kinase, with product MKLWLKIYLFSLLLLIFTLNITGFGLIQKLHNNLLEKEVEKCISEQKFASRELRGNSRSLQKNYTDVSPDINNLISTLISEYTSSIDYEAGQHGEIQILDKQNKILYSDVEFPVSSEKKELENLSLGTFNYIIRTLNDKQYLYISSLVKVYNIPVKIHYAKDISNIYIEKINYYTLFVKLDILICSIFAVFMFFISRLITKPINTLIDSTQKISLGQYSERLRIKSKDEFNVLSGHFNLMAQTVEDKINELEVSNIEKETFINNLTHELKTPLTSIIGYANLIRTSKYNEELFFQATDYIYKEGKRLEQMSFKLMDLIYAKTQDVKLTPEKIMPIIVEAEKALLVKLKDKNIDLIIEGEDCILDMDKDLLKMALCNLVENAIKASTNNSKIYLKVSDSHNKTSISIVDWGSGMDKEHLDKIWQPFYVVDKARCRKNNGAGIGLSICKKIAEVHSADIIINSQLGRGTEVTIIFSR